The following are from one region of the Candidatus Shapirobacteria bacterium genome:
- the rpsO gene encoding 30S ribosomal protein S15, producing the protein MALSAEEKKDIITKFSQGKGDTGSPEIQIAILTKEVEKLQSHLTDNKHDSPAKRGILSKIAKRRRMLRYLSEHNPDRYTKITKELGLKK; encoded by the coding sequence ATGGCATTAAGTGCAGAAGAAAAAAAAGATATTATAACTAAATTTTCTCAGGGAAAAGGAGATACCGGCTCACCGGAAATCCAAATTGCCATTCTAACTAAAGAGGTAGAAAAACTCCAATCCCATCTCACCGATAATAAACATGACTCTCCTGCCAAGCGCGGAATTTTGAGTAAAATCGCCAAACGTAGAAGGATGCTCCGATATCTATCTGAACATAACCCCGACAGATATACCAAAATTACAAAAGAGTTGGGTCTAAAAAAATAA
- a CDS encoding polyribonucleotide nucleotidyltransferase, with protein sequence MQKNIQEITIGDKVITLETGVLAPQTNASVLATFDKTVVLATVVMGKEDLSKDYFPLSVEFSDKLYAGGLIKGGKWIKREMGPSDSAILFGRIIDRSVRPLFPVGFQNEVQIIVTILSNDKENDVVITAFTAVSAALAISDIPFKSAVSAVRIGLIDGKLSVMPPISEMIKSKMDLLVCTGPSGINMIENATDIVDNEIVLSGIELAQKTSENINRAINEFASKCGKKKIEFVSALPSDVLLSEVERLIQKDIAEFLASGADGKHTHDEEIIIEKVKLAYAERIKSEEVTETMVISASNILIRKYFRQATLAGQRYDKRKMDEVRPLEIQAGVLPCTHGSALFQRGLTQALTITTLGPLTDRQYLQDSSGETTKRYIHYYSAGPYSTGQTGRLGRPGRREIGHGALAEKALMPVIPSEEEFPYTIALTSEVLSQNGSSSMASTCGSTMSLMDAGVPIKDLVAGISVGMVSDDSGKYVLLTDIAGVEDHNGDMDFKITGTKTGITAIQLDIKSEGLTMEMIKETFVASTKARLQILAKMESVLSAPRKSLSVFAPKIKLIKLPEDKIGEVIGSGGKTIKSLMAKYGVQIDIDDFGGASISSADSKKVDEAVYEIESMVRDVQMGEEFDGVVTRVENYGAFVEFLPGREALLHVSEMTGGFLSDPSSIIKIGDKLHVRVSGYNDNHQLKLSAPEFKQAHMGDGSSERPQRPAFDQNRGFGKFNQGFRPTDRRR encoded by the coding sequence ATGCAAAAAAATATCCAAGAAATCACCATTGGTGACAAAGTTATTACTTTAGAAACAGGCGTATTAGCCCCTCAAACCAATGCTTCAGTTTTAGCCACCTTTGACAAAACCGTTGTCTTAGCTACGGTTGTAATGGGCAAGGAAGATCTGTCAAAAGATTATTTCCCTCTATCGGTAGAATTTTCCGACAAACTATATGCCGGTGGTTTGATTAAAGGAGGAAAGTGGATAAAAAGAGAGATGGGTCCATCGGATTCAGCTATACTTTTTGGTCGTATTATCGATCGCTCGGTCAGACCACTATTTCCTGTAGGTTTCCAAAATGAAGTTCAAATTATTGTTACCATTTTAAGCAACGACAAGGAAAATGACGTCGTCATCACTGCCTTTACCGCTGTTTCTGCTGCTTTGGCCATTTCCGATATTCCCTTCAAATCAGCAGTTTCAGCCGTCAGAATCGGACTAATCGACGGAAAGTTGTCGGTAATGCCCCCGATTAGTGAAATGATCAAATCAAAAATGGACCTCCTGGTCTGTACTGGTCCATCGGGCATTAATATGATAGAAAATGCCACTGATATCGTCGACAACGAAATTGTCTTATCAGGGATAGAATTAGCCCAAAAAACCTCAGAAAATATTAACCGGGCGATCAATGAATTTGCTTCCAAATGTGGCAAGAAAAAAATTGAATTTGTTTCTGCTTTACCATCAGATGTATTACTGTCCGAGGTAGAAAGATTGATCCAAAAAGATATTGCCGAATTTCTTGCAAGCGGTGCCGATGGAAAACATACTCACGACGAGGAAATAATTATCGAAAAGGTCAAACTCGCTTATGCCGAAAGAATCAAGTCTGAGGAAGTTACGGAAACAATGGTTATTTCTGCGTCCAATATTCTTATCCGAAAATACTTTAGGCAAGCCACTTTGGCCGGCCAAAGGTATGACAAAAGAAAAATGGATGAAGTTCGCCCGTTAGAAATTCAAGCGGGTGTTTTGCCCTGTACCCACGGGTCTGCTCTTTTCCAAAGGGGATTAACCCAGGCGCTGACTATCACTACCCTTGGTCCCCTGACCGACCGACAATACCTTCAGGACTCATCGGGTGAAACCACCAAAAGATACATTCATTACTATTCGGCCGGCCCTTACTCCACTGGCCAAACCGGTAGACTCGGTCGTCCCGGCAGAAGAGAAATCGGTCATGGAGCCTTAGCCGAAAAAGCCTTAATGCCTGTTATCCCGTCCGAAGAAGAATTTCCATATACAATTGCCCTGACTTCCGAGGTCCTATCCCAAAATGGTTCTTCTTCTATGGCTTCTACCTGTGGCTCTACTATGAGCTTAATGGACGCCGGAGTTCCCATAAAAGATCTGGTTGCCGGAATTTCGGTCGGAATGGTTTCAGACGATAGTGGGAAATATGTCCTCCTTACCGATATTGCCGGGGTAGAAGACCACAATGGCGACATGGATTTCAAAATCACCGGAACCAAAACCGGAATTACCGCTATTCAGCTCGATATCAAAAGTGAAGGTTTGACCATGGAAATGATCAAGGAAACTTTTGTTGCCAGTACCAAGGCCAGGCTCCAAATTTTAGCCAAAATGGAATCGGTCCTGTCAGCCCCCCGAAAATCGCTCTCTGTTTTTGCTCCCAAAATCAAACTGATTAAACTTCCCGAAGATAAAATCGGTGAAGTTATCGGTAGCGGTGGGAAAACTATCAAGAGCCTAATGGCAAAATACGGAGTTCAGATCGACATTGATGATTTCGGCGGTGCCTCAATTTCTTCTGCCGATTCCAAAAAGGTCGACGAGGCTGTATACGAAATCGAGTCAATGGTTAGGGATGTTCAAATGGGGGAAGAATTTGACGGTGTTGTTACCAGAGTTGAAAATTACGGTGCCTTTGTGGAGTTTTTACCGGGTCGAGAAGCCCTGCTTCATGTTTCCGAAATGACTGGCGGGTTTTTATCCGACCCATCATCGATTATAAAAATTGGCGACAAATTACACGTTAGAGTGTCAGGATACAACGACAACCATCAGCTGAAACTTTCTGCCCCAGAATTTAAACAAGCCCATATGGGCGACGGCTCATCCGAAAGACCTCAGAGACCGGCCTTTGATCAAAATCGCGGATTTGGCAAGTTTAATCAGGGTTTTCGGCCCACCGACCGTCGTCGCTGA
- a CDS encoding AAA family ATPase, protein MDQENLSSQEAITKLIEKTQSVSLPDGLKENLSDLFNQLKINSRSEETFWQFYQNASKYVDWIIRLPWETSSQDILDLDYAKEKLDAGHFGLDSVKERIIEYVSVLALQKHRTPNEKLRAPILLFQGLVGTGKTTMATSISEVLGRHLIRIPFGGLGDPLYLRGQSRVYSEAEPGAIIRGLAEAKTNNPVILLDEIDRASDDALNTIMGVLVELLDPEQNSRFTDHYIDYPFDLSQAFFVATCNNTSRIATAVLDRLEVIQMPSYTDEEKIAIGRDYLFPKALKESGLTGNELTISQDVWLQIVRPLGFDAGVRTLKRNIEGLCRKSAKLIFEGRTRQVVVDVSNIKQFVPQW, encoded by the coding sequence ATGGATCAAGAAAATCTCTCTTCGCAGGAAGCCATAACTAAACTGATTGAAAAAACTCAATCAGTCAGTCTTCCCGATGGGTTAAAAGAAAATTTATCTGATCTTTTTAATCAGCTAAAAATCAATTCACGATCAGAAGAAACTTTTTGGCAGTTTTATCAAAACGCCTCCAAGTATGTTGATTGGATCATCAGGCTGCCCTGGGAAACATCAAGCCAGGATATCTTGGATCTTGACTATGCCAAGGAAAAGCTCGATGCCGGTCACTTCGGCCTTGATTCGGTCAAAGAAAGAATTATCGAATATGTTTCCGTTCTGGCACTTCAAAAACACCGTACTCCCAACGAAAAACTCCGGGCTCCGATTTTGCTTTTCCAAGGCTTAGTCGGTACCGGAAAAACCACTATGGCCACCTCCATTTCCGAAGTCCTGGGTCGACATCTGATCCGTATTCCTTTTGGTGGACTTGGGGATCCCCTGTATTTACGCGGACAATCCCGAGTTTATTCCGAAGCCGAGCCGGGAGCAATTATTCGCGGATTAGCTGAAGCAAAAACCAACAATCCGGTGATTTTGTTGGATGAAATTGACCGGGCTTCAGACGATGCCCTCAATACCATAATGGGTGTTTTGGTAGAGTTACTGGATCCCGAACAAAACTCCCGCTTTACTGACCACTATATTGATTACCCCTTCGATCTGTCTCAGGCATTTTTTGTCGCTACCTGCAACAATACCTCCCGGATCGCCACCGCTGTATTGGACCGTCTTGAAGTGATTCAGATGCCCTCTTACACCGATGAAGAGAAAATTGCCATTGGTAGAGATTATTTATTCCCCAAAGCTTTAAAGGAATCCGGATTAACCGGTAATGAGTTAACTATTTCGCAGGATGTTTGGCTTCAGATTGTTCGACCCCTTGGCTTTGACGCCGGTGTCAGAACTCTAAAGAGGAACATAGAAGGTTTATGCCGCAAATCGGCAAAATTAATTTTTGAGGGTCGGACCAGACAGGTTGTGGTTGATGTTTCAAACATCAAACAATTTGTCCCTCAGTGGTAA
- a CDS encoding uracil-DNA glycosylase, with amino-acid sequence MPASNLQKLQYLNKLISECTKCPLIKTATNHVPGSGNPEAEIMIIGEAPGFFEDQKGLPFVGNSGKLLDKLLLSIKLLRSEVFIANILKHRPPENRPPLPEEIKVCTPYLKAQIQIIKPKIIITLGRFAMNYFFPLESISRVRGQVKKIKWQGLDLTIIPVYHPSAGLRNGAMLEALQTDFKSIGKFLGKTN; translated from the coding sequence ATGCCGGCTTCTAATCTTCAAAAGCTTCAATACCTCAACAAGCTTATTTCCGAATGTACCAAATGTCCCCTGATTAAAACTGCAACCAATCACGTTCCCGGCTCCGGAAATCCTGAAGCAGAAATTATGATTATCGGCGAAGCCCCGGGTTTTTTTGAAGATCAAAAAGGATTGCCTTTTGTTGGTAATTCAGGAAAACTGTTGGACAAATTATTATTATCAATCAAACTCCTCAGGTCGGAAGTATTTATTGCCAATATTCTAAAACACCGCCCTCCGGAAAACAGGCCGCCGCTGCCCGAAGAAATAAAAGTGTGCACGCCTTATCTAAAGGCACAAATACAAATTATCAAACCAAAAATTATTATTACTCTGGGTCGATTTGCCATGAATTATTTTTTTCCTCTAGAATCTATTTCCAGAGTCCGTGGCCAAGTCAAAAAAATCAAATGGCAGGGGCTTGATCTCACCATCATTCCTGTCTATCATCCTTCCGCTGGCCTTCGCAATGGTGCCATGCTCGAGGCGCTGCAAACTGATTTTAAATCTATAGGTAAATTTTTAGGTAAAACAAATTAA
- a CDS encoding ribonuclease J, whose amino-acid sequence MEKNKVYTQRPQSTFSKAQSQVREFKKNYDSVRICSLGGFGDVTSNMFVYEFIPNGDFSKSQIIIVDCGVGFPEEDTFGVDLQIPDTHYLQDKKDRILGIFITHGHEDHIGAIRFILNILGQQIPIFAPKLAASFIEAKLSEVSIRANIQIYDNIHPITRGPFTVDPIRVTHSIPDTFHLAIQTPIGIFYHGSDFKFDLFPLDNKPSDLRHIARVGEKGVLCLLSDCLGSDHEGFSPSESSIAENFKREITNAKGRVFVTSISSNIIRWSQAIEYAKGVGRKICIVGMSVDKAINIAKDLGYIKLLDSDIIQVDRVKNFADNKLIYLVAGFAGQPESALSKMIMGKHRVKIKSGDKVIFSSPDYIPGTTSNINNMIDTLSKLGAEVTYGEKEELHVSGHAYQKEHALLIDLVNPKYLLPIGGNYRHIKSYHTMAKKLGYTDDQLVNPDFDSAVTFNGNRGFDTNYHLALRKVLIDGFGIGDVGVTVLRDRKLLAEDGMFTVVMLVNLVSGEMLKEPVILSRGFVFMKENTDLINYLKQEVINHFKQVTSKPANFEYIREQIQGHIEQVIYDKTGRQPMVLPLVIEV is encoded by the coding sequence ATGGAAAAAAATAAAGTTTATACACAACGTCCCCAGTCTACTTTTAGCAAAGCTCAAAGTCAGGTTAGGGAATTTAAAAAAAATTATGATTCGGTCAGAATCTGTTCACTTGGAGGTTTCGGAGATGTTACTTCCAACATGTTCGTTTACGAATTTATTCCAAATGGCGACTTTTCAAAAAGCCAAATTATTATCGTTGATTGTGGAGTTGGTTTTCCGGAAGAAGACACCTTTGGAGTAGATCTACAGATCCCCGATACTCACTATCTCCAGGACAAAAAAGATCGTATATTGGGAATTTTTATCACCCATGGCCACGAAGATCATATCGGAGCTATCAGGTTTATTCTAAATATTCTAGGGCAGCAAATTCCGATTTTTGCTCCGAAGTTAGCCGCCTCGTTTATTGAGGCCAAGCTATCAGAGGTTAGTATTCGGGCAAATATTCAAATCTATGACAATATCCACCCGATTACCCGCGGTCCGTTTACCGTCGATCCGATTAGGGTAACTCATTCCATCCCCGACACTTTCCACCTTGCAATACAAACTCCAATCGGGATTTTCTATCACGGTTCTGATTTCAAGTTTGATCTATTCCCTTTAGACAACAAACCCTCCGATTTAAGGCATATCGCCCGAGTTGGGGAAAAAGGTGTACTGTGTTTATTATCAGACTGTTTGGGCTCCGACCACGAAGGATTTTCTCCCTCAGAATCATCTATTGCCGAAAATTTCAAAAGAGAAATAACAAACGCCAAAGGCCGGGTCTTTGTCACCTCGATTTCCAGTAACATTATTCGTTGGAGCCAGGCGATTGAATACGCCAAAGGCGTTGGCAGAAAAATATGTATCGTCGGAATGTCAGTCGACAAAGCCATAAATATTGCCAAGGATTTAGGTTATATAAAACTACTCGATTCGGATATTATCCAAGTTGACCGGGTAAAAAACTTTGCCGACAACAAACTAATCTATCTGGTTGCCGGTTTTGCCGGCCAACCTGAATCGGCGTTAAGCAAAATGATTATGGGTAAGCATCGGGTAAAAATCAAATCCGGCGATAAAGTAATTTTTTCGTCTCCTGATTATATCCCCGGTACGACTTCAAACATAAACAATATGATTGATACTCTCTCAAAACTAGGGGCCGAGGTCACCTATGGCGAAAAAGAGGAGCTGCACGTTTCCGGTCATGCCTATCAAAAAGAACATGCCCTGCTGATTGACCTTGTTAATCCGAAATATCTCCTGCCTATTGGCGGTAATTACCGGCATATAAAAAGTTACCACACGATGGCTAAAAAACTTGGATATACCGATGACCAACTTGTGAACCCCGATTTTGATTCAGCAGTAACTTTTAACGGCAACCGTGGCTTTGATACAAATTACCATCTGGCCCTGAGAAAAGTTTTAATAGATGGGTTTGGTATTGGTGATGTGGGAGTAACGGTCTTACGGGACAGAAAACTTCTGGCCGAAGACGGTATGTTTACCGTTGTGATGCTTGTCAATCTGGTTTCGGGCGAGATGTTAAAAGAACCGGTTATTCTAAGTCGAGGCTTTGTCTTTATGAAAGAAAATACCGATCTTATAAACTATTTAAAACAGGAAGTGATCAACCACTTTAAACAAGTTACCAGTAAACCGGCCAATTTCGAGTATATCCGCGAACAAATCCAGGGCCATATCGAGCAGGTAATCTATGACAAAACCGGCCGTCAACCTATGGTTCTACCGCTAGTGATTGAAGTATAA
- the proS gene encoding proline--tRNA ligase: MKKLLKDRNIDLSEWYNDVVLKAELADYAPVKGCMIIRPYGYALWEAIQNFMDPIIKERGVKNAYFPLFIPMHFLQKEKEHVAGFAPELAVVTIGGGEKLNEELAVRPTSETIMYEMYRKWTTSWRDLPILINQWCNVVRWEKRTYLFLRTSEFLWQEGHCAHLTHEESNETVFWALDMYEKTYNQLLAMYGIKGVKSDSEKFAGAGKTYSFECLMPNGKALQACTSHDLGQNFSKSFEWTIQDQNKNKVYPWQNSWGFSTRSIGGLIMAHGDDNGLILPPNVAPTQVVIIPIPGHEKALVLAQDLYSKLKNIYRCHLDLVDDESAGFKFNKWELKGVPLRIEVGDRDVASNSVIIHQRDTGEKLTVSVEDLSKTICDLSTIIQNNLFEKHRKFTDDNTFVVDTYDELKKVMSTTRGFIKAHWCENPECEAKIKADTKATTRCLPLDAQTEAGKCIFCGKPSTHRWLFAQSY; this comes from the coding sequence ATGAAAAAACTTCTTAAAGACCGTAATATTGATCTCTCCGAGTGGTACAACGATGTTGTACTAAAGGCTGAATTGGCAGATTACGCTCCGGTCAAAGGCTGTATGATCATCCGGCCTTATGGCTATGCTCTTTGGGAAGCGATCCAAAATTTTATGGATCCGATTATTAAAGAAAGGGGGGTCAAAAACGCTTACTTTCCTCTTTTTATTCCCATGCATTTTTTACAAAAGGAAAAAGAGCATGTTGCCGGTTTCGCCCCTGAATTGGCCGTAGTTACTATTGGTGGCGGCGAGAAATTAAATGAAGAACTAGCCGTTCGCCCCACTTCCGAAACTATCATGTACGAGATGTATCGCAAGTGGACCACCTCTTGGCGCGACTTACCCATTTTAATCAACCAGTGGTGCAATGTTGTTCGCTGGGAAAAAAGAACTTATCTTTTCTTGCGCACCTCTGAATTCTTATGGCAAGAAGGCCACTGCGCTCACCTTACTCACGAAGAAAGTAACGAAACCGTATTTTGGGCTCTTGATATGTACGAAAAAACCTACAATCAACTTTTAGCTATGTATGGTATCAAAGGTGTAAAAAGTGACTCAGAGAAATTTGCCGGTGCCGGTAAGACGTATTCTTTTGAATGTCTCATGCCCAACGGTAAAGCTCTTCAAGCTTGCACTTCTCACGATTTGGGACAAAATTTCTCCAAATCTTTTGAATGGACTATTCAAGACCAAAATAAAAATAAAGTTTACCCTTGGCAAAATTCTTGGGGATTTTCCACCCGCTCTATCGGTGGTCTTATCATGGCTCATGGTGATGACAATGGTTTAATTTTGCCTCCAAACGTTGCACCGACCCAGGTTGTTATCATTCCTATTCCCGGTCACGAAAAAGCACTGGTTTTAGCGCAGGATTTATATTCTAAACTAAAAAATATTTATCGTTGCCATTTGGACCTGGTTGACGACGAATCTGCTGGTTTTAAATTCAATAAATGGGAACTAAAAGGTGTTCCGTTACGTATTGAAGTCGGCGATCGTGATGTTGCCAGTAATTCCGTAATTATTCATCAACGTGACACCGGTGAAAAATTGACGGTTTCGGTTGAAGATTTAAGTAAAACAATTTGTGATTTATCAACAATAATTCAGAACAATCTTTTTGAAAAACATCGTAAATTCACCGATGATAATACTTTTGTTGTTGATACATATGATGAACTAAAAAAGGTTATGTCAACCACTCGTGGTTTTATAAAAGCTCACTGGTGCGAAAACCCCGAATGTGAGGCAAAAATAAAAGCTGACACTAAAGCTACAACCCGTTGTCTTCCTCTTGATGCACAGACAGAAGCGGGCAAATGTATCTTTTGCGGTAAACCTTCGACACATCGCTGGTTATTTGCCCAGTCGTACTGA
- a CDS encoding DNA translocase FtsK gives MPKRGRRRKGGIVPSLHLKPSTIQSIFFIFFSVLCILSVFSFLRTGTILTKYNENLSQYFGFGSVAVPFLLLLISFLFAKIKTPLKELNVFLGFVIMYISVISLFGQGLIGKFFLLQIQTLFGFVPAYLIFSFLLIAGFVVLFDTSVVQIIKFVIMILAGLKKYTFGNVSKSKEKRSKESKETLYIQSDSHPAKEAKDNTDNNVVNVPPIFKTAPVMPVLTSPKTATSSGNPIWEKPPISIFDGTPGAKADRGDVRKNADTIEKTLDSFGISARVAEVNDSPSVTQYALEVAMGTKLAKIVNLSNDLAMALAAPGGQIRVEAPIPGRSLVGIEVPNRSLEVVPIRRILESDIMKQSKSKITVPLGLDVAGRPKIADISKMPHVLIAGQTGSGKSVCVNSWICSLLFRASPDEVRLIMVDPKRVELTPYNGIPHLISPVIVEPEKVISALKWAVSEMERRYKLFTEVGAKNIEGYNNLSGLQLIPYIIILIDELAEIMMFSPTEVEENVCRLAQMARAVGIHLVLATQRPSVNVITGLIKANIPTRMAFAVSSMMDSRVILDTPGAEKLLGRGDMLYIPPELAKPVRIQGCFVSDKEINGLINFWKSQKTADYNSDVTSQPVNNPNSSSKNLVSVGGEERDTVFDEAIKVITESGIASSSFLQRRLKLGYARAARVLDQLQIAGIVGPGKGAKPRDILIPHATPVDGNE, from the coding sequence ATGCCCAAACGCGGTCGCCGGCGAAAAGGGGGAATTGTTCCCTCTCTCCACCTAAAACCATCAACCATCCAGTCGATTTTTTTCATATTCTTTTCCGTCCTGTGTATTCTGTCGGTTTTCTCGTTTTTGCGAACAGGAACAATCCTGACCAAATATAACGAAAATTTATCTCAATATTTTGGTTTTGGCTCAGTTGCTGTTCCTTTTCTGTTACTTTTGATTTCTTTCCTGTTTGCCAAAATAAAAACCCCCCTTAAAGAACTAAATGTTTTTCTTGGTTTTGTAATCATGTATATTTCGGTTATCAGTCTTTTTGGGCAGGGGCTGATCGGTAAGTTTTTTCTTCTCCAAATCCAAACCCTTTTTGGTTTTGTTCCCGCATATCTAATTTTTTCCTTTTTACTCATTGCCGGCTTTGTCGTTCTCTTCGATACCAGTGTTGTCCAGATAATTAAGTTTGTAATCATGATATTAGCCGGATTGAAAAAATACACTTTTGGAAATGTCTCCAAGTCAAAAGAAAAAAGAAGCAAGGAGTCAAAAGAAACCTTGTATATCCAATCGGATTCTCATCCGGCCAAGGAAGCCAAAGATAATACCGACAACAATGTGGTAAATGTTCCCCCGATTTTTAAAACCGCTCCCGTAATGCCGGTTCTGACATCCCCCAAAACTGCCACTTCATCCGGAAACCCCATATGGGAAAAACCCCCTATATCAATTTTTGACGGTACCCCCGGCGCAAAAGCCGATAGGGGAGACGTCAGAAAGAACGCCGATACCATCGAAAAAACTCTGGACTCTTTTGGTATTTCAGCCCGAGTTGCCGAGGTCAACGACAGCCCCTCGGTTACTCAGTACGCCCTCGAGGTCGCAATGGGCACTAAACTAGCAAAAATTGTTAATCTCTCAAACGACTTAGCTATGGCTCTGGCCGCTCCGGGTGGGCAAATCCGCGTTGAAGCTCCGATTCCCGGCCGATCTCTGGTTGGTATCGAAGTTCCCAATCGGTCTTTGGAGGTGGTTCCCATCCGTCGGATTTTGGAATCCGACATTATGAAACAGTCAAAAAGCAAAATTACTGTTCCGCTTGGTTTGGACGTTGCCGGTAGGCCAAAAATTGCCGACATTTCAAAAATGCCCCATGTTCTGATAGCCGGGCAAACCGGATCGGGAAAATCAGTCTGTGTCAACTCCTGGATATGCTCGCTGCTTTTTAGGGCCTCTCCCGATGAAGTACGGTTGATTATGGTTGATCCAAAAAGGGTCGAGCTTACCCCCTACAATGGTATCCCTCACTTGATATCACCGGTTATTGTCGAGCCGGAAAAGGTAATATCGGCCCTAAAATGGGCCGTCTCCGAAATGGAGCGAAGGTATAAGCTTTTTACCGAAGTAGGAGCCAAAAACATTGAAGGCTACAACAATCTCTCCGGACTTCAGCTGATTCCCTATATCATTATCCTTATTGATGAATTGGCTGAAATTATGATGTTTTCTCCCACAGAAGTCGAAGAAAATGTTTGTCGCTTGGCGCAAATGGCCAGGGCCGTCGGCATTCATCTGGTTTTGGCCACCCAAAGACCTTCAGTTAATGTTATTACCGGGCTTATAAAGGCAAACATTCCGACCAGAATGGCCTTTGCGGTTTCCTCTATGATGGATTCAAGGGTAATTCTCGACACTCCGGGGGCAGAAAAATTACTGGGTAGGGGGGATATGCTTTATATTCCGCCCGAGCTGGCAAAGCCGGTTAGAATTCAGGGGTGTTTTGTTTCCGACAAAGAAATAAATGGCCTGATTAATTTTTGGAAATCTCAAAAAACAGCCGACTACAACAGCGATGTCACTAGTCAACCGGTAAACAATCCGAATTCTTCAAGTAAAAATCTTGTTTCTGTCGGAGGGGAGGAGCGGGACACCGTCTTTGATGAGGCTATCAAAGTAATCACGGAGTCCGGAATCGCTTCATCCTCATTTCTCCAAAGGCGCCTGAAACTCGGATACGCCCGAGCCGCTCGTGTCTTAGACCAACTGCAGATAGCCGGAATTGTGGGGCCGGGAAAAGGTGCCAAACCCAGAGATATCTTAATTCCCCACGCAACACCGGTTGATGGAAATGAATAA
- a CDS encoding helix-turn-helix domain-containing protein, which produces MYRASIILKNARSDKGLSLDEVSKKLKIPQRYLESIENENILCFPQEPYCSLIIKDYADYLGLNGQQIVGLFRRDFAQKRKTKTTNKSFISFTPQFTFTVIISFLVMLFSFYLVYEYIKFNRPPKLIVDWPAKNMVTKDVVEIRGSTDPESTVRVNQDLVIVDPEGNFTKKINLQSEETKITVESKSPSGKTTQDERTVRVVK; this is translated from the coding sequence ATGTATCGTGCCTCAATCATCTTAAAAAACGCCAGATCAGATAAAGGTCTTAGCTTAGATGAAGTTTCAAAAAAATTAAAAATTCCCCAAAGATATCTTGAGTCAATCGAAAACGAGAATATACTTTGTTTTCCTCAGGAACCATATTGCTCGCTGATTATTAAAGATTATGCTGATTATTTAGGTCTAAACGGCCAACAAATTGTAGGTTTATTCCGCCGCGATTTCGCTCAAAAAAGAAAAACAAAAACTACTAACAAAAGTTTCATCAGTTTTACCCCCCAATTTACTTTTACCGTAATTATCTCCTTTCTTGTTATGTTGTTTTCTTTCTATCTTGTTTATGAGTATATAAAGTTCAACCGTCCCCCCAAATTAATAGTTGACTGGCCGGCCAAAAATATGGTTACCAAAGATGTCGTCGAGATTAGGGGTTCCACCGATCCCGAATCCACCGTCAGGGTCAATCAGGACCTGGTCATTGTTGACCCGGAGGGGAATTTTACAAAAAAAATCAATCTCCAGTCTGAAGAGACCAAAATTACCGTAGAATCAAAATCACCCAGCGGCAAAACTACTCAGGACGAAAGGACGGTCCGGGTAGTTAAGTGA
- a CDS encoding YtxH domain-containing protein encodes MTRHEPCQCCQGDECGSSGFLFGLIVGLIIGAVIAILIYRHNKSEVVEVLKRKINKFISRIESNKDTETYSQKKVHPKTTKSHPKTFLVK; translated from the coding sequence ATGACCAGGCATGAACCTTGTCAGTGTTGCCAAGGAGATGAGTGTGGCTCAAGCGGATTCCTATTTGGTCTGATAGTCGGATTGATAATCGGCGCTGTTATTGCCATCCTCATTTACCGCCACAACAAAAGCGAGGTGGTGGAAGTATTAAAAAGAAAAATTAATAAGTTTATCTCTCGTATAGAAAGTAACAAGGATACCGAAACTTATTCACAAAAAAAAGTTCACCCGAAAACTACAAAATCTCACCCAAAAACCTTTCTGGTTAAATAA